The following DNA comes from Quercus robur chromosome 1, dhQueRobu3.1, whole genome shotgun sequence.
CTCCTATTGCTATTTTACTATCTAAATCCTTACAGTCAGACTCAGATCTTCTAGATTTTCTAGAGTATCctatcaaataaattttcttaaatcttttttgagtaaaatattttcttaaatcttaacccttttttaatgatttaatgatGTGAATTTTGTCATATCATCATTCTACTAACAATAACCtcaattgttttgtttgcaacattattttattattttaagagtactGTTAGTGAAATACTGACATGGCAAAATTTAgacttttaaattataaaagagtagttaaaatttaaaaaattgtattaatagAGTACCCTAAAAAATCTAGAGGATCTGAATCCCTTAAAACCATGCTCCATTTGGGTTtgtaaacccaaaattttttccatccttgcgagcattctcatcagctctctcataaaaaatgtcattttgacacaccaaaaacctactttatcattttagcacatcattttacaacataccatttatcagatgttctatttttttaccacttcatttaaatattatttttgaactctttttaattcttatttaattctttctttattatttgttcCTAACAATCATATTCTTGTTCTAACGGTAACATTCTTGTTCAAATATTCTTGTTCTAATAAACGGTAACATTTTCAAATAATCCTCTTATTCAActgtcatatttttttaaatccatattttccatttagcatttttttaaaataaaaataaaaacttagaaCCTGtcaccttcaaaaaaaaaaaaaaaaaaaaaaaactcagaacCTGtcaccttcaaaaaaaaaaaaaaaaaaccctcagatTCTGTCAccttcaagaaaaaaataatgttgaacCTGTCAAGACTCATATCAAAAGCCaaaaacatatttatataaatgcAATCTAAAAGCCAACCTGTCAAGTTGAAGTTGTTTCAATTGAACTAAACTACCAATGTAGCCCATAGAAAACTTACACCCATAACTCATATCCAATAACATCAACTCACACAGAAAACCCATTGAATTAAACAGAGTTGAGCTTGCCACTTCCTTGATCACAAATGGTACTTAAATTTAACACAACACAACAATTGGCTAGTACTTAAACTTAACACAATGAAACAACATAGCCAATCAGTTTTAATGGTAGCttcataaacaaaatgaaacaaataaaccaaatcaaaagttttaatgGCAACTCCATAAAAAGAAGAGGAGAgaaataaacaaaaccaaaagtttTCACAACTCTCCTTGTAATTGCCATAAATGTTCAACGAGATTCTTTTGGAGTTGAGAATGAACTTCTTTATCCCTAATGCGTTGATGAACTTGAATGAATTCCATAAATTCATTTGTCGGCTCACATGACATTGGTGTACatgaaatctcatcaatttGTTCATAATTGAAGTCCACTGCTTCAGCTTCATCTCCCTCATCTTCAATAATCATGTTATGAAGAATTATGCATGCTTTCATAATGTCTTGTAGTGTTTCATGATAGAAAAACCATGCAGGTCCACGTACAATTGCAAATCGTGCTTGAAGCACTCCAAATGCACGCTTTACATCCTTCCTATATGCCTCCTAAgcttttgcaaataattttcttttatctcctAGTGGAGATGAGATTGTCTTCACAAATGTTGACCATTTTGGATATATGCCATCGGCAAGATAGTATCCCATTGTGTAATCATGATCATTGATTGAGTAATTAACTGTAGGAGCACGTCCTTATGCAAGCTCAAAAAATACATGAGACCGCTCCAACAcgttaatattattatttgactCAGGTAATCCAAAAATTGAGTGCCATATCCAAAGATCATATGAAGCCACTGCTTCCAAAATAATAGTTGGCTGACGAACATGACCACAATACATCCCTTTCCATGCAGTTGgacaatttttccattttcaatGCATGCAATCAATACATCCCAACATACTTGGAAATCCACAATTTTGGCCATGGGCTAATAATCTAGCGATGTCTTCATTGTTTTATGACCTCAAGTATTACTCTGAGAAAATAGCAACCATTGctgcaacaaattttttcagACTCATCATTGTAGTGCTTTCGGCTATTCTCAcatattcatccaaaaaatcaGCTGTTACTCCATAAGCAAGCATCCTAAGTGCAGCAGTCATCTTTTGAAAGGGAGATAGACCAAGTTTTTTgtcattatttcttttttggataaagtaagGTTCATGAGCTTCTACCTTAGATAGGATTCTGTCGGACCGTGTGCCTTACCAATCCATCCAACCaccaattggtgaaggatgagggggcacatatcttttatagcattcaatcgcagaccaagcccattggtattggagcaaattgtgaaatccctcacagattcaaagaaaaagagaacgtCTCATTCGAAATCTCCTTCGAAATACTTTGGGAGGATATACAGGTTCTTCAGCAAAGTAGTCATCATAAAGCAGTTTATGGCCTGCCAAATGATTACAGTTGATATACCGACGACGCTTACATTGTGATGTCTCACCCGTgaaaagttttataattttctcaTCTTCATCTGATTCATCATCAAGCAATTCACGAAAAAAAGAACGACCCATGGAGATAAACTAGAAGAAAACATTGGAAAACAATTATCAGTATAGATGCAAGAAACATAATATGAAATGAAATCGATAACTTTAAAAGAAGGTTTGATCATTAtgtaaagaatataaaattttctttaaatacaaACGTGGCCTAAGATGAGATCCTCTCCTATCTTCTTCTAGCACTTAAGAATTGTAAACCAATGGATGCATTTCAGAAACAATTAGAAGAGCCCAACAGTCAAGACAAGCATAGAAACtataagaaaatataacaaaaaaaaaatgtatatagtATTATATGTGCTGGCTCCTAACTTTTTGATTGCTCACTAATAACTCAGTAGTTAGTCACAGGCTCATGTGAATTATTATATGTGCTATTAGCAAATTAGTTATAGGTATATACAGCACCAAAACAGAATCAGGGCACTTACACACTGGCCTCTCAGCCCAATCAGCAGTGTCAATAGCACAGCACAGCACCAGCATTAAGCATGACagtaatataaattttatagtaatataaaatcaaacataaaaaatacacGACATTTTATATAAGCTAAAATGTTAGGATTACCTAATAAAATAGTCTAGACCTTTTTCTAAGATCACAAAATACATATCAAGACCCAAAATCAGCTACACCCAAAAAATGCCACAAAATACATATCAAGGCCTACAATAAGttcctaccaaaaaaaaataaataaataaaaataaaggccTACAATAAGTTACTAccaaaataaggttgaaacaaGACATCACCAACATCATCTCAACCCAATGAACAACTTGATCTTTGTTTTGCAAGGATTTCCTTTTTGAGTCCATCATAAAAAGTTCTTTGGTCTTCGTTCATGCCACTTTTGTCTAGCATCATAATTCTTTCATTCTCTTTCAACTCTTTCAAGCAAACCTTTTCCGCTTTGAtatgtactttttctttttcttgtgcaTAAGATTCTTCaagcattttcattttcttttccaaatatTTCGTTGTAACATCTTTCCCATCATCTTTTCTCTTTCGATTAGCCTTTTCAGCTTTTCTACCTATTGGCCTCTCAAAATCCATAGTGTCACCAACCCCCCCTCCTTGATCTATTGAATCTGGAGTTTGAGGCATTTCTTTTCTTGAATCTTCCCTAGGCATAGTAGATGCCCACTTGGGAAAATCCTTCAACATTTGCCAACAATGTTCATATAGAAAAAAGTAACCGTATATTTCTTTAAACAATTCCCTTGCTTtctcaatctaaaaaaaattaaataaatataacgtAATTATTCAAACATTTCATTTCTGttgtaaatctaaaaaaattaaagaccaTTGCAAAATTTATACCTTCATTTCAACAGTGGTTCCACTTTCATTCTTTGCTTCAATTTTAGCTAAGGAACCACAAAATTTAACTGTTTCCCTATTAATCACTCCCCATCGGCTTGTTAGGGATGAAATACTACGTGTAGAGTCAGTCTTATGGTCCTTGAAGTATTTTGCAACTTTGCCATAAAATGTTGTTTTATATTGCTCATTACCATGCACAGGATCGACACTGGTATTGAGCCATGTTGCTACAAGTAGCTTGTCTTCCTCAGGACTGAAGCCGATACCAtgtgttgtttttttcttagaaGTGGCAACTTCATCATTCAGTGGAGAATCTTGGACTAACATAGGACAGATAAACCGAAAAGTTCATCCTCAAGATTAATATTCCCCCATAAGACATCAGTGAACGATGAATAATGTCTTGAGTCCATGCTCTAAATGCTGGAATTAGAATTTAGAGCATGGACTATTAGAATTTTGTAGTGTCTCATAGATTATTCGTAGTGTCTCATAGCCTAAATGCTagaattagaatttagaatCCGTAGTGTCTCATAGTTTACATCCAAGTAATCATTCGGTAATGCAAAagaattgaataaataaataacacaacacaCAGCACACATCAGAAATGAACTAAAGAAGATAGAGAGAATAGAAGTAGACACCGAAATACTGAGAATCACAGAGAAGATGGAGAACTTACCTATGGACAGTAGACGTAGAACGAATCGATGTGATGAAACCTTCAGAGAAACGGTGAATCGATGAAACTTTTAGAGAATTGGCGAATCGATGAAACCTTCAGAGAATCGGTGAAACTGAGATTGAATTGACGATACCGAGATTGAACAGCAAATCGGCGATACCGAGATTGAACAGCGAATCAGCAATACCGAGATTGAACAGCGAATCGGCGATACCAAGATTGAACTGCAAATCGGCGATACCAAGATTGAACTGCGAATCAGGGACTCTGAGATGAATTAAACCGATTTGGTGTATGAGATCATAGAATAAAGAGGAGAGAgtgaaaaaaagggggaaaaaagggggaaaaaaaactggTGAAGGAGATTTTATAGATCAGTGATGGTGGAATTTGTGAGATGGTAGAGAGTAAATCGGTGGTGGCTTAGATGGAACTGCAAATCAGCAACTCTGAGATGAACTTCCAATTCAATGTATCAGATCATAgaacagagaggagagagcaaaaaaaatgtaaaaaaagggggaaaaaaaaccggTGAACCTGATTTTATAGATCAGTGATGGTAGAGAGGAAGTTTAAGGGAGTatgggagagagaaagatggCATCGTGAAGCAGAAAAGAGCAAAAGGGAGAAGAAAAGAGTGTGGGAGAGTGGAGATGGTGAAGCAAAAAAGGAGTGGCTGAACGTGAAGATGAAGTTATATTTTAATcgggatgagagagaaagatgaataaattaataataaacgTTAATGGCATTCCCGTCCATACCATGCCAAAAATGAGAGCATACTGTAATATGTCTCAAATTTTTAGCACATTTAGCACACCTCATGATGctctgtttttggtgtttggtgtgttaaatgccaaatatttggcatttggcacacctgatgagaatgctctaaagTAAAAGTACTAGCATCTGAGTTTTTAACCCAGTCAACATCCCTATTTCGCTTTGCACTGTAGACTACTTTTTGGAgttcacttttatttatttttatgaaacttGGCATTTCTTGTTTCTCATTATTGCCAGTGcacttataatatatatttttaattcttttaccATTTTGCAACAACCTAAAACCACAATTGTTTTGGGGGGCTGAATTCTGATTTGATGGATTGTGAATGGTAGAGAAAATATAATGAGTTTATATGAAAGTGATAAATAATCATTCACAAATTTACAGTGGACTATgttaaaattgtaacaaaaatagTTATGACTTTATAAGATAAGAGTAATTTAAGTGGTGGGATAAAATGTGTGTATTTTAAACTAgcaattgattctcaaaaaaaaaaaaaaaaaaaaaaaaaaaaaaaaaaaaaaaaaaaaaaaaaaaaaaggcacggTCTCTCTTCCTCGCCcaaacttttcttctttctctctttctactAAATTTGAAACATAAAGGCTATATGAGGTTTTCtatgggtttaattttttttttttttttttttttttgggtggatttGTTTGGGTTTCCTTTAATTTGTGtgtgggttttgtttaggattcatttgatttgtttgtgggttttatttcatagtattttcaatgatttgttttgggtttgtctttattttctatttctattttggtttgtgggtttgtaatGCAAATTATGTGTTTGATGCTTCTCTGAACTGTAGATATACATAAACAGAGCATGTGAATTGTTATATGACTATACTgcaatattttttatgttatccAAATAAATCAGTGatcagcttaaaaaaaatttcaccgaGGACAAAATCATCACGTGATTAGTACCTTGGTTcttgttataattatttctgAATAGAATTGCCCTTGTTTCTTTTGGATTAGTTGTCCGTATTTTCAGTGAGGCTGTTCAACtaagaatttttctttaattatttgaGAACCAAAAAGCTTGGGATCATTTAAATTGAGGACAGAATCATGGTTTAACTAAAATAGAATTGCCTTTGTTTCTAGTGAGATAAAAGcttttggttcaattttttcaagactcattgtgtgtgtgtaaacGGTTCTTGTCGgctatttattgaattttttcagTGAGGCTGTTCAACTGAGATGGTGCTTTGGTAAAAGCATCATGCAGTGGTAGGTGAGGAGGCAAGGTACATTAGATTATATGACACCAATCCCATAATCTTACACTTGAACTTTCATTAGAGAGGAGAAGGAAATTGAAATGGTAGTGTAGGAATTTTTGCAGCCAGTGAAGGATTTGTAAGCTTGTCAATTGTGGCACTGAAACCTGTCCTTATAATAAGGTACACACAAGCAACTTATCACTGGATTAAGGAATAGTTTCCTGAAATACAGGTAAACTTTCTCCCCATAGCAAATCCTATTGCCTACATCTCCCAGACACAAGTGAGAATGGGGAAGCCTACATCTTGATCTTATATTTCcctaagattaaaaaaaaaaaaaaaaaggtgactaGAGGTGTATTTACATTTCTCAATTGCTTACAATCATGACATAAAGATACAAGTTGTAGGCAATGTTCCCCCAAAATACTATAATGTACATTATGCATTTCTTAATACCTAATTCATTTGACCAAAAACTTCCATAAAATTTCTCCGACATCTTAGAACTAATTTCCTTAATCACATCCCATAATTCAAAAATGTTGCTTAAGGCCATGAAGAAGtttttgagaaggaaagaaaatgaaactcTAAAGTCTTCAAAATACACTGCTTATGTAGTTGCGAGTTGGGCTCTttggaatggaaatgaattttgtttctatttagCCATCCCATAAATACCACAACCCCATAAATGAAAATTCTGTTTGCTGTCTCAATTAACCTTTCCTAGTTTGTGAATTTATTGCTCATGCACAGGTTGTATGAGGCTTATGAAAGAACAACTTAATTGGAGTAAAAAAATAGAGCTCAAAGCGGAAGTTCTTCGTGGGATAAAGGAGATTGGAAGTGTACTCTATTGGATGGGACTTCTTGATACTGTGTTAGTTTCCTAAACTCTTCATGGCAATAACTATTTTTATGGATTTCAAACTGAAGTATATGCATTAAATAGAAATGGGAATACTgtgtttttttcccttcttgttACTAATCTAACATTTTTTAGGATGTTGACAGATTTGATACCAAGGTCCAATACTCCAAATACCAAATACCAGATTTGAAAACATAATAGAAATGGGAAGAAAAGATAAGCAACCACTATCCCTATCTGGATCACAATCTCAATCTCAATCACAACCACATTCAAGACAATATATTCAATGGAATATGGAAATGGACAAAACATTAGCAAGTATTTTATATGATCAATTAGCTCAGGGAAATAAGGAGGATGGGTACTGGAAAGAGGTGGCATACCAAGCTGTTGTGGAGTACATAAATGCTCAATTGATTCTCAATTTGACAAAGGACAATGTTAAGAATAGACTAAAGGCGTGGAAGCTACATTTTGCTATAATTActgatataaaaaatttaaagtggAATTGTTTGGGATGAAGCAAAGAAAAAGGTTGTTGTCACAGCAGATAATCACCATGTGTGGGATGCTTACATTAAGGTATGATCCCTTAtgacttttttctctttaatatGTTCATCACAGATTTTATCGAagattttgtttgttctcttttgttttctaaaaaattagaaataataaaagttgtttaTGTAACGTTACGTTATATGATTGATCAATTAGACAATTAGTGTACCCTTTTGTAATGGATAGTAAATGTATTGGTGGAATttaattactatatatttttaggcactgtttatttggttttgtaaaGGTGGGTCTTGTAGCTTGTTTTACTTGAGGTAGTTGGAATATTATGCAGAAACAGTTTCCATTGGCAAGGCATGCCAGGTAGAAGTACAGTGAGTAGGAGCAACTTCTTTTCTAGTTTATCCATCCATTTCTGTTCCCCCTTCATCcataaaaatagagaataaaaagttaaattataaatagttCATGGTGGTGCTTTGCCCCTTCAGCTCAATTCTTacttctaattttcttttttctttttttcttagagAGGAAGTTTCGTTTATGGATTTGTTGTTGGTTGTTGGAGTGATTTCCATGTTTGTGATTAAAAGGGCAGGATTTTGGATGTCAAGATTAAACTGAATGATTATGGAGTTACTAACTACACTAGTGCAATTAATGGCgtgtcctctctctctctctctctctctctctctctctctctctctctctctctctctctctctctctctcacacacacacacacattgcaTTCACTATCACAGCAATATGAGAATGCTTTGTAATCTTTTCAAGTTGCTTTGATTTTTCCTGTTTGTATGACAGGCTTTGAAAACTGAATGGGACTTGAGAATTATAATCAACATGACAAGATTATTTGCTTAGACGGCTTCATTTTATATTGCTTCATTCACTACACTGATTTGCTTAGACTATGCAAAATAATCTGCtaatgtcctttttttttttacttctttagaAAATTTCTAAAGCATGCCcttataaaaacaaagttatTGACAATTGGGACGACGTTGAGATCTTGTGTGGGAGGTTTAGAGCTACTGGTATTGGTGTAGAACATATGAACGAAGTAGTTGAAGTTATGACCGAGGAAGGAGAAAATGAGGTGAATTCTCCCATTAAACAACAACCATGTCAGCATTCTGTATCAACAAGTTCTGCAGTTGAGCCTCACCAAAGAAAAAGGAGTAGAAAAGATCCACTCGTTGAAGTTGTAGAAATTGGTTCCTCTCTTAAAGAGTATTGTTCATCTGTAAAAGAGTACTTCAcagcaaagaaaaatcaagagcAACCACAACCTTCCGATGAAAAGATACATGCAATGGTTTCAAAAGTGCCTAGACTCATGTGGCTTGAAATATTCAAAATAGTTGAGAAGTTAATATATGAAGGTGCAGAAGActttaagtttttgaaaagtCTTTCAAATGATGATGATAAAAATGATTGGATACGACTTCTGCTTAGTCCTTATTAATTTGTTCTTTTGGAAGTTGTGTGAAAGACACATATTTTGGGTATTTAATTTGTTTCTCTTGATATATAACTTTTTAGTTGTTAAtaactttaaaataattttttagtttgagattttgaatgttgtgaaaaaaaacCCATGTATTTGGGTGTCCTTTCTAGTTgatataaaacattttagttGTCAATAGCTGGcaagatatttttttagttgtctatgactaaaattttttaatcatcatCTTGTCAATTGGATTATTAATATTACCtcatgtatttaaaatttaaatgtagAATGATTAAgagaaataataattaaaaaatatattttgttgatcttaaatccaaatccaaatttacGTATCCAAacaatgaaattttaaataatgaattTCAAATCCTTCATTATTTAGAAAGATCCAAACAAAGAATTTCAAAATCAAGGGATTTCAAATCAAGGTATTTTAAATCAATGGATctcaaatcaaaatccaaatgtTGTCATCCAAACACAACCTTCAATAATAAGATTTTAcaaatttctttattattgAATATCAAGCCATATAAATTAGGGGTGGCAATGTATAACATGACCCATGAACACATATACAAACACAACACAATTTTTTTGCGGGTTAGTATTTAGTGTAAATGAGTTCATGTCAAAATGGGTTGACATGTTTTAACACAATTAATGAATGGGTTAATTCTGGGTTGACCTACTCAACCTGAAATGATctgattaatataaataaacattatttttatctaatataaatttgaattctaaacATAAGGGAGTAATTAAGATAATTTTATTGGttatattgataaatttttcattaaaaatctaaaatccCTAAccctttaccaaaaaaaaaaaaaaaccttttttttgttctttatctTCTTAGGTTGTCTACTAAACATGTTGAAATGAGTAATAAGTTAGAGTTGAGCTATGCTTCGAATACCCTTACTTTGACATACCCCTAACATGAATTGTTACCTACTTGCTTCTAATATAAATAGATGACTTTACAAGACATACATAACATTCCAATAAAAACTCGGTCTTTTTCTACTGCAATTAAATAAGATTAATCTAACAATGTATCTCAGTTTTACCTATTTACCCAActcctaataaaaataataaaataaattaaaataaaaggcacATAAGAGTCTAAACATACCCAACTGAGCTGTCATCCGACTAATGGACTGGGAAGAATCCCAGTCCAATAACAAATAGTGGGGCTCATTCGTTAAGGTCCAAGCCTTGATGGTGGAATATCATTGTAGTACAATCAAGGTCCAAGCCTTGATGCACATCGAATATTAAATATGTGACCTAGATTTCAAATGTAGGCTGGACCTTGAAACTCCTAAAATAGCTTGGAAGTTGCTCAACCCAAAGGGTCCTATTTGGTCTTGTCTGTTTGGACTTTGCACATGTCCTAGGGAGCTAGAGGTCTTAAAGAGACTGGACCccttttcctaaaaaaaaaaaaagtaataaaagagAGTGGACCCTTAATATGTAGGTGGAAAGGGGTTTGTAGTATAGGAAGGGCTTACCTTCTATTATATAGCCCAATGGCCTAAAATATGGATAATGTTCTAGAGGTCTAGTGCCGTGGGATTTCTGATTTTAAGTTAAAACTCAACTTGTAATTCATTAGGAAGATTTCAGTgacttcatttatttatttttgggggcAGAATGTGGGAGATTTGGGGTGAACTAAAActtatacaaaattttgaaaactagaaACAAGTTGTTAAAACTGGACTATAAAGTATATAAATTAACAA
Coding sequences within:
- the LOC126702674 gene encoding uncharacterized protein LOC126702674, with translation MRVPDSQFNLGIADLQFNLGIADSLFNLGIADSLFNLGIADLLFNLVQDSPLNDEVATSKKKTTHGIGFSPEEDKLLVATWLNTSVDPVHGNEQYKTTFYGKVAKYFKDHKTDSTRSISSLTSRWGVINRETVKFCGSLAKIEAKNESGTTVEMKIEKARELFKEIYGYFFLYEHCWQMLKDFPKWASTMPREDSRKEMPQTPDSIDQGGGVGDTMDFERPIGRKAEKANRKRKDDGKDVTTKYLEKKMKMLEESYAQEKEKVHIKAEKFISMGRSFFRELLDDESDEDEKIIKLFTGETSQCKRRRYINCNHLAGHKLLYDDYFAEEPEAYRKDVKRAFGVLQARFAIVRGPAWFFYHETLQDIMKACIILHNMIIEDEGDEAEAVDFNYEQIDEISCTPMSCEPTNEFMEFIQVHQRIRDKEVHSQLQKNLVEHLWQLQGEL